The Verrucomicrobium spinosum DSM 4136 = JCM 18804 DNA segment CTGTCGGCTATGACCTTTGCCGACTTTCAATGCAGCTTAAACTGAGACTTGTGGATCGAGCTGAAAGTTCTGAGTGGGTGCGGAATAATCTCGGAGTCTGGACGCGTGAGCGTCTTTTTCAAGTTGGTGCAGAAGGTGAATGGAAATCTATGCTTTGTCCGGCAGCTAGCTTTTTTGAGCATGCTATGACAAATTGGATTCGAAACGAGCCCAACGCAGAATCTATTATGCTGGGGCTGCGTATCAGTGCGCTTATGGATCTACTGAGAATCATATCGTATGCAGACTTGTCTCCATTTAAGCGGCTTTGGGCTGCGATTGACTGCGGCTTTTTGATTGAAGAATTGGAACAAATGCAGTGATGCGCGAGTTCTAACATTCCAATGCATTCCCGGCATTGGGGCATCGCAAATGGGGGCTTTCCGAGCGAGCGCAGTATGTGCCTTTAGGGGAGCTCCATCGTGCAATCCTCAGCGCATTTGTTGATTCCTCCACAGTTTTTTGTATTCGAGGAAGATTACTTGCGTCCACAGCCTTGACTGAGCATTGGAGGGGCTACTGATGAAGTTGTGGGCGTGCAAAAACTAGTATGCAGCTTTTGCAGACAGGTTGGCCAAAAAAGGGTTTGGCTGAAAGCCGCCCCCTTGTCACTAAATCCTCACCGGCTGGAGCATTGCAGAAGCAGTTCTCCAAGCGGGCGGGGGATGTACCAGCGCGATGCCTCTAGTGCCCTCCATTCCACATCCCTGAAACCATTGCGTTTAATCGGGTCAATGACGCACGAATCCACACGCAGAAGCTCAGGAGTAGACTTTGGTGCTGTGTTTGCATGCTTCGCCTGGTACGTCTGCCAGTATTTTCCTACCAAGAAAGACGCTTTGTGATCCACCCACAGCCTCGACAGTGCCTTGGAGCGACTGCTGATGAAGTTGTAGGTGTGCCAGCCAGTTTCATTGTAGGGCGCATCAACCCAGCTGCGTTCAGGCGTCTCGGCGACGAGTTGAACGCACACGACTTGATCTGCTCGATCTGTGACCAGGTAGAGCTTGTTGTAGTGGCCTTCAAAGGTTCCGTCGAATGCGTAGTGGAAGAAGGAATCCCTCGGGAAACCTCCTGCGGCTACGGCATTTTTAGGAGCCGATTTGGTCAGGTTCAGGGCCTTTTTGGCATCTTCGAGTGGCATCAGGTAGGTGACGCTTTCGAAGATGACCTGAGCTTTGCTGCCTGTGAAGGTGGGCTTGGGTTGAAAGAACGGTGACAGCAACGTCGCCAGGTCTTTCGCTGAGGCGCTGCCACCTTGTAAGGGGGTAGACCAGTTGTTTGCGAGTACGATGGTGCCTTCTCCCGGTTTTGCTTGAGGCGCTTGGCCCGAAGCGATGCCGGTGAAGGTGAATGCGATGATGAGAGGGATGATTTTGGTCATGATCATGGGTTAAGAGTTGGTTTTCTAGCACCCTGCTATACCAGCTCCTGTGCAGCCTTCGGGGAGGGGGGCTGCTATCAATCCTACGGCTTCCTTCTAGAGGCCCAGAGTTTATATCCCCCGAAGCATGCCAGTCCTGCGAGGCAAACCAACCCCAAAGTCTGGTCGGATTTTCGTCTTGAGTTCCGCTGGGACGTCTCTTGTGGTCCGGCCAGTGCGCCGATGAACAGTATGAAGACGACAAACCCCAGTGCGGCTGTATTCCCGAGACAGTTCATGGAAGGGTGTGATTAGCCCCCTCGTGTGGCGCAGTAGAACAGGGAGAAGGGGGGGGTGAGGATATATCCTCATACCCGGGGCGAAGTTTGTCAAGCAAGTTGGCGAATTGCCCCCTGATATAGCCAGTCAAATCAACGCAGAATTGAGCCGCCGACTGGCCCAAGAAAGGGTGGCTCGTGGGATCTCGAAGAAAAAACTCGCTGGACTAGCAGGTATGGATCGCACGACGGTTTCCTTTATCGAAGACCCAGAGAAGAACCCGACCATCTACAACTTGATCCGATATGCACTCGCTCTCGAGATTGATTTGGGTGTTCTGCTTTCTGAATGCGTTGCCGAACAGGGGAATAGGGAACCGAAGCGCAGGTAGTTGATTCGAGAGTCAAATCGTCGGTTGGTGTCATATTCCAGTTTGGACTGACAGGCTATCTGTGCTTAAACTTTGGCCATGGCCAATACCACGTTCCGACCGTCCGTTGAAACCCTAAATCAAGCAATCGCTATTGCCGAGAAGATCCAGCAGCTCGAAATCGATTTGGCTGCGATACTTGAGGGCTCCGCCAGTACTCCGGTGACTGGAAAGCGTCGTGGTCGGCCGGCGAAGGTGGTTGTTGAAGCTGAGGAAAAGGCTCCCAAAGCGAAAAAGTCAGCTAGGAAGACGCGCGTGATGTCTGAGGAAGGACGTCAGCGCATCATTGAGGCCCAGAAAAAGCGGTGGGCGGCGAAGAGGAAAAAGGCTTAAAAGTGAAATCAGCCGAAATCCTCCTTTCAAAATTGCAGCTCCTCTAAACGGGTTAAGAAGGGTGCCCAACCAGCCTTCAAGTTGCGCACCATGGCAGCTACTCGCTAACATTGTAGGGTGGTGTAATCTTCCAGAGCTTGGTGGTAGGAACATTCTCGGCGGCCTTGCGAATGACGAAGCCGGAGCCAGGGTAAAACACGACTTCGTTGTTCTTTATGGCAGTAAATCCTCCGGCGGTTTGCCTCCAGCCGGGGCCACCGTATAATGAGCCAGTGTAGTAGTAGAAGGTTTTTGAAGAAGATCTGTTCTTGATTGCAAAACTGTTATCGTAGTACAACAATCTATCACCGTCGATTCCGTTTATGGTAGTGGAGGGTTTCAGCGCACCACTCTGGAAAAGCTGTGAATCCCACAAGCTAAGTGGTATTGGGATGTCAAGAGCGATCGCAATATCTTGCGCGAGATTGGATTGAAGTGTCGCCAGCGTGAATGCTTTCTTTCCAAGTGGCACATTGCCTGAGGACACTAGAGAGACTGTCGGTGCGGCTTCCTGACGTATGATTACATAACAATCTGGAATCACGACTTGGTCATCAAACTTTACCCCAAAACCGCCTCCAATCTTTCTCCAACCTGGACCATTGAATGAGGTGCCGTCGTAGTAAAAAAACATCGCGCTAGAGGCGATGTTAACTCCAGGAGATGTCAGATCTGGAAAAAAGATACAGGTGCAACTCCCAACGCCACCAATAGAGGTCGAGGTGGTGATTCCCTGTTGCCCTGGAAACAGCGTTGAAAGCGTCCAATAAGGGATCACCTTGAAGGTGTTGCCCGGTTGAACCCCTTCCGGATCGTCGATTACATCTCCGTTGAGATCAATGGTGATGGTGGCGGTGTTGTTGCCGGAGGCTTCTGTATTAGCGGTGATGGTGTAGTACATCCCGGCGCGTGAGCCAGAGGTGAAAGAGATGTAGTAGGTATTTGGCTGAGTTCCTTGAGAGTACACAAACTCTGAGGTGGCCCAAGATGGAATTCCCTCAACGACGATTGTGCAGCCGGAAACCGACTCCACTGTGC contains these protein-coding regions:
- a CDS encoding helix-turn-helix domain-containing protein, which gives rise to MSRRLAQERVARGISKKKLAGLAGMDRTTVSFIEDPEKNPTIYNLIRYALALEIDLGVLLSECVAEQGNREPKRR
- a CDS encoding TIGR02597 family protein, which encodes MHPSSSYPGVVCLFSFLAMVALPLNLQAQSFSDPVGFNKITALGESDTYYSAPFHRQTKAIGTVESVSGCTIVVEGIPSWATSEFVYSQGTQPNTYYISFTSGSRAGMYYTITANTEASGNNTATITIDLNGDVIDDPEGVQPGNTFKVIPYWTLSTLFPGQQGITTSTSIGGVGSCTCIFFPDLTSPGVNIASSAMFFYYDGTSFNGPGWRKIGGGFGVKFDDQVVIPDCYVIIRQEAAPTVSLVSSGNVPLGKKAFTLATLQSNLAQDIAIALDIPIPLSLWDSQLFQSGALKPSTTINGIDGDRLLYYDNSFAIKNRSSSKTFYYYTGSLYGGPGWRQTAGGFTAIKNNEVVFYPGSGFVIRKAAENVPTTKLWKITPPYNVSE